One part of the Bacillus sp. FJAT-27916 genome encodes these proteins:
- a CDS encoding HPr family phosphocarrier protein — translation MVEKQVTVHLKTGLQARPAAQFVQKASSFSSEIYIIEGDKKVNVKSIMGLMSLAISSGSTITLAADGSDEEQALQSLEEFLKKD, via the coding sequence ATGGTTGAAAAACAAGTAACAGTCCATTTAAAAACGGGCCTTCAAGCCCGACCTGCAGCACAGTTTGTACAGAAGGCAAGCAGCTTTTCTTCCGAGATTTACATCATAGAAGGAGATAAGAAAGTTAACGTAAAGAGTATTATGGGCTTAATGAGCCTGGCCATCAGCAGCGGCAGCACCATTACCCTGGCGGCAGATGGCAGTGATGAAGAACAAGCCTTACAATCGCTTGAGGAGTTCTTGAAAAAAGATTAA
- a CDS encoding IS256 family transposase, with protein sequence MTQLQFNLDMDILKESVINSNLDTVIKSAVVLVLNEYMEKERDEFIQASAYERTNQRRDFRNGYYDRELTMSIGKLELRVPRTRSGDFSPTVFEKYARCDQAFILSMLEMVINGVSTRKVTHIIEQLCGESVSKSFVSSLTQKLDPVVNEWANRPLNMDYYPYLFVDAMYIKVRENHRVVSKAVYIATAITEKNKREILGLSIDHVESFESWSRFFQQLKSRGLQSPKLVISDAHQGLQKAIQREFIGTSWQRCNVHFKRNIIEKLPKKNSEEIRSMIKRVFGAVKIEDSRRFKEELMKQFSDEPKYEKALEILDDGYEDTIQYMSHPAKMHPHIRSTNSLERLNQEVRRREKVIRIFPNTQSAFRLVGAVLMHY encoded by the coding sequence ATGACTCAGTTACAGTTTAACCTTGATATGGACATTTTAAAAGAATCCGTTATTAATTCTAATCTAGATACTGTCATTAAATCGGCGGTTGTATTGGTCTTAAACGAGTACATGGAGAAAGAGAGAGATGAGTTCATCCAAGCCTCGGCTTATGAGCGCACCAACCAGCGACGTGATTTTCGAAACGGCTACTATGATCGTGAGTTGACGATGAGTATCGGCAAGCTTGAGTTGAGGGTTCCCAGAACTCGAAGTGGTGACTTCTCCCCTACGGTCTTCGAGAAATATGCTCGTTGTGACCAAGCCTTCATCTTATCCATGCTGGAAATGGTGATCAATGGAGTCTCTACCCGTAAGGTGACACATATCATCGAACAGCTTTGCGGTGAAAGTGTCTCTAAATCATTTGTTTCTTCTCTTACTCAAAAGTTGGATCCCGTTGTGAACGAGTGGGCAAATAGACCATTAAATATGGATTATTATCCTTATCTTTTCGTGGATGCCATGTACATTAAAGTGCGGGAAAACCATCGGGTTGTATCAAAAGCTGTCTATATAGCGACAGCTATAACGGAGAAAAACAAAAGGGAAATCCTCGGCTTGAGCATAGATCATGTGGAAAGCTTCGAAAGTTGGTCGAGATTTTTCCAACAGCTTAAATCTCGTGGTCTCCAATCCCCAAAACTCGTGATTTCCGATGCACATCAGGGCTTACAGAAAGCCATCCAGCGTGAGTTCATTGGGACTAGCTGGCAAAGATGTAATGTCCATTTTAAGCGCAACATAATCGAGAAGCTTCCCAAAAAGAATTCGGAAGAAATACGGAGCATGATCAAGCGAGTATTCGGAGCTGTAAAAATAGAGGATAGCCGGCGTTTCAAGGAGGAATTAATGAAGCAATTTAGTGACGAACCTAAGTATGAAAAGGCCCTGGAAATACTTGATGATGGATATGAAGATACCATCCAATACATGAGTCATCCCGCGAAGATGCATCCTCATATCCGCAGTACAAACTCACTGGAACGACTAAATCAGGAAGTCCGCAGAAGAGAAAAGGTCATACGGATTTTTCCAAACACCCAATCTGCGTTTCGGTTAGTGGGAGCTGTTTTGATGCATTAT
- a CDS encoding immune inhibitor A domain-containing protein, with product MRAKPLLTVAFAAALTLTTWAPGAMTKQAFADTAASSEKTHEHVSGPFDRSIANEERLIKMLKKEGYIKKNASKKEEQAQLDKYLKNKEKSLKKDNSKEFDKERKALQKKLDKKKGKGSKGKGKDPDNKPIQSVKEEKYRGDVQEDKVLVLAIEFPDYARNNVRPEDSDMYYKDYPNEHYEDMVFGEKGYKGPNGEKLISMKQYYEQQSGGSYTVDGEVAGWYQAKYPAAYYGGNVPTPDGSDQNPRDLVKEALEAAALDPNIDLSEYDQEDRYDLDGDGNTREPDGMVDHLMIIHSGVGEEAGGGTLGGDAIWSHRWNLGKVFPIENTETDVEYWNGKMAAYDYTIMPIDGAAGVFAHEYGHDLGLPDEYDTQYSGQGEAVAYWSIMASGSWAGKIPGTEPTGFSPYAKEYLQSKQNSNWLKYEEIDIADLNKKGTQYLLDQANSKGTNLDALKINLPDKLTKVNTPYSGQYEYYSGKGNNLDNSMSTALDLTGKSSAQLSFKIWYQIEQDWDYGSIQVKESGSSTWETIPGNITTTANPNNQNPGNGITGTSNGWVDGIFDLSAYAGKKIDLRFNYWTDVAAIDVGYYVDDIVITADGTQILADNADGANSAFTLAGFKKDEGKFASDHYYLVEWRNHKGVDTGLANIKRGKSLMKYDGGMVVWYVDDSYSDNWTGKHPGEGYLGVVDADQGAIKWSDNSIAATRYQIHDAAFRLTKPDKMFIDYTSLTGLTMTDNDTKAYPIFDDSKNYLNPHLPDAGRNVPTYGLKIEVVNQSKDHSVGKIVVKKN from the coding sequence TTGCGTGCAAAACCATTATTAACTGTCGCCTTTGCTGCCGCCTTGACACTCACTACCTGGGCACCTGGAGCAATGACAAAGCAAGCATTTGCTGACACAGCTGCCTCCAGTGAAAAAACGCACGAGCATGTATCCGGACCATTCGACCGTAGCATCGCCAATGAGGAACGCTTAATTAAGATGCTTAAAAAGGAAGGGTATATCAAGAAAAACGCCTCTAAGAAAGAGGAGCAAGCCCAGCTGGATAAGTACTTGAAAAACAAGGAGAAAAGCCTGAAAAAGGATAACTCCAAAGAATTCGATAAAGAAAGAAAAGCCCTTCAAAAGAAACTGGATAAGAAAAAAGGCAAAGGCTCCAAAGGAAAAGGGAAAGACCCTGACAACAAACCAATCCAGTCTGTAAAAGAGGAAAAATACCGCGGGGATGTACAAGAAGATAAAGTACTAGTCCTAGCCATTGAGTTCCCTGATTATGCCCGTAATAATGTACGTCCAGAGGACTCTGATATGTATTATAAAGATTATCCAAACGAACATTACGAGGATATGGTTTTCGGCGAAAAAGGCTATAAGGGACCAAACGGCGAAAAACTTATCTCTATGAAACAATACTATGAACAGCAATCCGGCGGAAGCTATACCGTTGACGGCGAAGTTGCCGGCTGGTATCAAGCCAAGTATCCTGCTGCCTACTACGGAGGCAACGTTCCAACTCCTGACGGCAGTGACCAAAATCCGCGTGACCTTGTCAAAGAAGCACTTGAAGCAGCGGCGCTGGACCCGAACATTGATTTATCCGAATATGACCAAGAGGACCGCTATGACCTTGATGGCGACGGAAACACACGCGAGCCGGACGGCATGGTTGACCACTTAATGATCATCCACTCTGGTGTCGGTGAAGAAGCTGGCGGCGGAACACTTGGCGGAGATGCTATTTGGTCTCACCGCTGGAACCTAGGAAAAGTATTCCCAATTGAAAACACGGAAACAGACGTAGAATACTGGAATGGCAAAATGGCCGCTTATGATTACACCATCATGCCAATCGACGGAGCAGCCGGCGTATTCGCCCATGAATATGGACATGATCTTGGCCTGCCGGATGAATATGACACGCAATACAGCGGACAAGGCGAGGCTGTTGCTTACTGGTCCATCATGGCAAGCGGTTCTTGGGCAGGTAAGATTCCAGGTACAGAGCCAACCGGATTCAGCCCATATGCTAAAGAATACCTGCAAAGCAAACAAAACAGCAACTGGCTAAAATATGAAGAAATAGACATTGCGGACCTAAACAAAAAGGGCACACAATATTTGCTTGACCAAGCCAATTCAAAGGGCACGAATTTGGATGCCTTGAAAATCAACTTGCCGGATAAACTGACAAAGGTAAATACGCCATACAGCGGACAATACGAGTACTATAGCGGCAAAGGCAATAACCTGGATAATTCCATGTCAACAGCCCTTGATTTGACAGGTAAATCATCCGCTCAATTATCCTTTAAAATCTGGTATCAAATTGAACAGGACTGGGATTACGGCTCCATTCAAGTAAAAGAAAGCGGCAGCAGCACTTGGGAGACCATTCCTGGCAACATCACCACTACAGCAAATCCGAATAACCAAAACCCAGGAAACGGGATTACTGGCACATCAAATGGATGGGTTGACGGAATTTTCGACCTCTCTGCCTATGCCGGTAAGAAAATTGACCTTCGTTTCAACTACTGGACAGATGTCGCAGCCATTGACGTCGGCTACTACGTAGACGATATCGTAATCACAGCTGATGGCACACAAATTTTAGCTGATAATGCAGATGGAGCGAATTCTGCCTTTACCCTTGCAGGATTCAAGAAAGATGAAGGTAAATTCGCAAGCGATCACTACTACCTAGTAGAATGGAGAAACCATAAAGGTGTCGACACTGGACTTGCTAACATTAAACGCGGCAAATCCCTTATGAAATATGACGGCGGCATGGTCGTATGGTATGTCGATGACAGCTATTCTGACAACTGGACAGGTAAACATCCAGGAGAAGGCTATCTAGGAGTCGTGGACGCTGACCAAGGCGCCATCAAATGGAGTGATAACTCAATCGCAGCAACACGCTACCAAATTCACGATGCTGCGTTCCGCTTAACCAAGCCAGACAAAATGTTCATCGATTACACAAGCCTTACTGGCTTAACCATGACAGACAATGACACAAAAGCCTACCCTATCTTCGACGACAGCAAAAACTACCTTAATCCGCATCTTCCTGATGCTGGACGAAACGTCCCGACATACGGTCTCAAGATCGAGGTCGTCAACCAAAGCAAAGACCACTCCGTTGGTAAGATTGTCGTAAAGAAAAATTAA
- a CDS encoding amino acid permease — protein MNQKNWGFWILTMFVVGNMVGGGIFMLPANLAKVASPTGATLAWLLTGFGVLMIALVFGNLAIRKPELKTGPQSYAQAFFKSPKAGKIAGYAVAWGYWAANWAATASVIISFAGYMSTFFPIMVSEKIIWSAGAFTLELGKLLTFAVCSIMLWGIQYILVQSFNSAGRLNLLATITKVIGFTLFIVATIFIFDSANLLNGKDFITADGTSSNLLGQLNGAAIATLWAFIGVEAAVMLSNRAKSQSDVKKATITGLIIAIAIYVGITLLTMGALSQEELQQSQKPLVDALQVAIGTKGAYILAGLALVSLFGSTVGWIVVSSEVPYQAARANLFPAAFAKTNKKGSPVFSLTVTNLLTQFFLFATISGTIMEAYQFAMVVATLAYLIPYLVSVIYQLKLVITGETYENRQRSRRIDTIITVLALIYSLWVIKTGTADLKTFFLGIGLFGLGLVLYPFLMKKKPTR, from the coding sequence ATGAATCAAAAAAATTGGGGTTTTTGGATCTTAACAATGTTCGTCGTTGGAAATATGGTCGGAGGCGGCATCTTCATGCTCCCGGCCAATCTAGCAAAAGTAGCAAGTCCAACAGGAGCCACACTAGCCTGGCTGTTGACAGGGTTCGGAGTGCTGATGATTGCGCTCGTATTCGGAAATCTCGCCATCCGCAAACCGGAATTGAAGACAGGTCCGCAAAGCTATGCACAGGCATTCTTCAAATCACCGAAGGCAGGCAAAATTGCAGGCTATGCGGTTGCTTGGGGATATTGGGCAGCTAACTGGGCAGCGACTGCGTCTGTCATCATATCATTTGCCGGCTATATGTCTACCTTCTTTCCAATCATGGTCAGTGAAAAAATCATCTGGTCAGCAGGTGCATTTACGCTTGAGTTAGGGAAGCTCTTAACATTCGCGGTCTGCTCAATCATGCTTTGGGGTATTCAATACATTCTTGTCCAAAGCTTCAATAGTGCCGGCAGATTGAATTTACTCGCCACCATCACTAAGGTGATTGGTTTCACCTTATTCATTGTCGCAACTATCTTTATCTTTGACTCAGCCAATCTGCTGAACGGCAAAGATTTCATCACGGCTGATGGAACAAGCAGCAACCTGCTCGGACAATTAAACGGAGCTGCGATAGCGACCCTGTGGGCCTTCATTGGCGTTGAAGCAGCCGTTATGCTCTCCAACAGGGCTAAATCACAATCAGATGTTAAAAAAGCCACTATCACAGGCTTGATTATCGCTATTGCCATCTATGTCGGCATCACCTTATTGACAATGGGTGCCCTTTCTCAAGAGGAGCTTCAGCAATCACAAAAGCCGCTTGTTGATGCCCTTCAGGTTGCCATCGGCACGAAGGGAGCCTATATCCTGGCAGGACTTGCCCTCGTTTCCCTTTTCGGTTCAACTGTCGGTTGGATCGTGGTCAGTTCAGAGGTGCCTTATCAGGCAGCAAGGGCTAATCTGTTCCCAGCTGCATTTGCCAAAACAAATAAAAAAGGCAGTCCAGTATTCTCTTTAACGGTGACCAATCTATTAACGCAATTTTTCTTGTTCGCAACCATCTCAGGCACAATCATGGAAGCCTACCAATTTGCGATGGTGGTCGCGACACTAGCATACTTGATTCCCTATTTGGTCTCTGTCATCTATCAGTTGAAACTGGTCATCACAGGTGAAACGTATGAGAATCGGCAGCGTTCACGCAGAATCGACACCATCATCACGGTACTAGCCTTGATTTACTCTCTTTGGGTTATTAAAACAGGCACAGCTGACTTAAAGACCTTCTTCCTAGGCATTGGACTTTTCGGATTAGGGCTTGTCTTATATCCGTTCCTAATGAAAAAGAAACCAACTCGATAA
- the clpP gene encoding ATP-dependent Clp endopeptidase proteolytic subunit ClpP produces the protein MNLIPTVIEQTNRGERAYDIYSRLLKDRIIMLGSAIDDNVANSIVAQLLFLETENPEKDIYLYINSPGGSITAGMAIYDTMQYIKPQVSTICIGMAASMGAFLLAAGEKGKRFALPNSEVMIHQPLGGAQGQATEIEIAAKRILFMRERLNQILAERTGQSLETIQRDTERDNFMTADRALEYGLVDRIITRNVTDAAKKND, from the coding sequence ATGAATTTAATCCCTACAGTCATTGAACAAACAAACCGCGGGGAACGTGCTTACGATATTTATTCCCGCTTGCTTAAAGACCGTATTATCATGCTTGGAAGCGCCATCGATGACAATGTGGCTAACTCCATCGTTGCACAGCTTCTATTCCTGGAAACAGAAAACCCGGAAAAAGACATTTACCTATACATTAACAGCCCTGGCGGAAGCATTACAGCTGGTATGGCGATCTATGATACAATGCAGTACATCAAACCGCAAGTCTCCACTATCTGTATCGGTATGGCAGCATCCATGGGTGCTTTCCTTCTTGCTGCTGGTGAGAAAGGCAAACGTTTTGCCCTTCCTAATAGTGAAGTCATGATTCACCAACCGCTTGGAGGAGCGCAAGGCCAAGCGACTGAAATCGAAATCGCCGCTAAACGCATTCTCTTCATGCGTGAGCGCTTAAACCAAATTCTAGCTGAACGTACAGGTCAATCACTTGAAACGATTCAGCGTGATACAGAGCGTGACAACTTCATGACAGCTGACCGCGCCCTTGAATATGGTCTTGTAGACCGCATCATCACTCGCAACGTAACAGACGCTGCCAAGAAAAACGACTAA
- the rpoN gene encoding RNA polymerase factor sigma-54, protein MEMGLFQQQSLKLAMTPELSQAIMLLQYPAIELTAFMESKALDNPLIEVESGYEPPSGRKHGDMSWINQISDDRPGLHAYLKGQIPFKVMDAKEQKVLNYMIDNIDDNGYLRLTYEEVNAVFPVQKAEWEVAKTILQTLDPAGVGAESLSECLLIQARRNKNESALLKVLLTDYFTSFVEKRWKELSRTLDVPVVEIQRIFDQIQAYNPRPGAAFGSERSQYTLPDVRVFPSKGKLIAEIVESCRVRIREFAIGIEGQQDEAAMRYIHQKRMEYKWLQKAIQQRNETLLHVTNAIIEKQIEYFVTGKTDFIKPLVMKDIAELIGMHESTVSRAVRDKMMETPFGIIPMRMFFSAGLQTEQSADASALKVKKEIENLIALEEKEAPLSDQAIADELKQNRGIVISRRTVAKYREQMRIPSSSKRRRY, encoded by the coding sequence ATGGAGATGGGATTGTTTCAACAGCAGAGCTTGAAGCTGGCGATGACGCCGGAGTTGAGCCAGGCAATTATGCTTCTGCAGTATCCAGCCATTGAACTAACCGCTTTTATGGAGAGCAAGGCACTCGATAATCCATTGATTGAAGTGGAGAGCGGATATGAGCCGCCCAGCGGCCGCAAGCATGGGGATATGTCATGGATCAATCAAATCAGTGATGACCGTCCTGGCTTACATGCCTATTTAAAGGGGCAGATTCCTTTTAAGGTAATGGATGCCAAAGAGCAAAAAGTACTGAATTATATGATTGATAATATTGATGATAATGGATATTTAAGGCTTACCTACGAGGAGGTCAATGCGGTTTTCCCTGTTCAGAAGGCTGAATGGGAAGTAGCCAAGACCATTCTTCAGACGTTAGATCCTGCAGGAGTAGGAGCAGAGAGCCTTAGTGAATGCCTGCTTATCCAAGCACGAAGGAATAAAAATGAAAGCGCTTTATTAAAGGTTTTGCTGACAGATTATTTCACATCATTTGTAGAGAAGAGATGGAAGGAGCTATCAAGAACACTTGATGTGCCAGTCGTGGAGATTCAGCGTATCTTTGATCAAATACAGGCTTATAATCCGCGTCCTGGAGCAGCATTTGGCTCTGAGCGCTCCCAGTATACGCTGCCGGATGTAAGGGTCTTTCCATCAAAGGGCAAGCTCATAGCAGAGATTGTCGAGTCTTGTCGAGTGAGGATAAGGGAATTTGCCATTGGGATTGAGGGGCAGCAGGATGAGGCGGCCATGCGTTATATCCATCAGAAACGGATGGAGTATAAGTGGCTGCAAAAGGCGATTCAACAAAGAAATGAAACACTTCTTCATGTGACAAATGCCATAATTGAAAAGCAGATTGAGTATTTTGTCACAGGCAAAACGGATTTCATAAAACCACTTGTGATGAAGGATATTGCTGAGCTTATTGGGATGCATGAGTCAACCGTGAGCAGAGCCGTTCGTGATAAGATGATGGAAACGCCATTTGGGATCATCCCGATGAGGATGTTTTTCTCAGCTGGGCTGCAAACAGAACAGAGTGCTGATGCATCCGCTTTAAAGGTAAAGAAGGAAATCGAGAATTTAATCGCTTTAGAGGAGAAGGAGGCACCGTTGTCTGATCAGGCTATTGCCGACGAGCTGAAACAAAACCGGGGCATTGTCATTTCAAGAAGAACGGTTGCTAAATATAGGGAACAAATGAGAATTCCTTCCTCTTCGAAAAGAAGACGTTATTAA
- a CDS encoding glutaredoxin family protein, translating to MRVPIVHFYTKKDCPLCEEAKDLLKLLQREKTFTLLEVDIYANDRLLEQYGLMIPVVEVDGEIIQYGKIDIDDVRHVLA from the coding sequence GTGAGAGTTCCTATCGTTCATTTTTATACGAAGAAGGATTGTCCTCTTTGTGAGGAGGCAAAAGACTTATTGAAATTACTGCAGCGCGAGAAGACGTTTACCCTGCTGGAAGTGGACATTTATGCGAATGATCGGTTGCTCGAGCAATATGGTTTGATGATTCCAGTCGTAGAAGTTGACGGGGAAATCATACAATATGGAAAAATCGATATCGATGATGTTCGCCATGTATTGGCATGA
- a CDS encoding sugar-binding transcriptional regulator, whose protein sequence is MDGSLHLQKKLIPDIFEVMQKRYNILRSIRTMQPVGRRSLSLTLNITERTLRSEVEFLKEQKLIDIASSGMTVTNEGQEVLDNLGGVIRQLSGIDEMEHLLQEKLDIDKVIIVNGDSDTSPWVIDELGRAGAARMKSLLTGKNIIAVTGGTTMAAIGKMLPNVSELPNVEDILFVPARGGLGKGASYQANTVCEQMAEKMNARYRVLYVPDNLSEAAYNTLTSEPAIGEVLDLLKSSNIVLHGIGEAKTMAERRKVSAGELNELEKNQAIGEAFGYYYDEDGNIIQKVRTIGLQLDDLPNIEHVIAVAGGASKAKAIKAYIKMAPKKPILITDEGAAIQLLKG, encoded by the coding sequence ATGGATGGATCTCTCCATTTACAAAAAAAGTTAATTCCCGATATATTCGAGGTCATGCAAAAACGATACAATATTCTGCGGTCGATTCGCACAATGCAGCCAGTCGGCAGAAGAAGCCTTTCCTTAACACTGAACATTACGGAAAGAACTTTGCGGAGTGAAGTGGAGTTCTTGAAGGAGCAGAAATTGATTGATATCGCAAGCTCCGGAATGACAGTAACGAATGAAGGGCAGGAAGTATTGGATAACCTTGGTGGTGTAATACGGCAACTTTCGGGTATAGACGAAATGGAGCACCTTCTACAGGAAAAATTGGATATCGACAAAGTCATCATTGTCAATGGAGACAGCGATACTTCTCCATGGGTTATTGATGAATTGGGACGTGCAGGAGCTGCGCGTATGAAAAGTCTGCTTACGGGTAAAAATATCATTGCCGTAACAGGTGGAACAACGATGGCCGCTATCGGTAAGATGCTGCCGAATGTTTCGGAACTCCCAAATGTCGAGGATATACTCTTTGTTCCTGCAAGAGGAGGACTCGGTAAGGGGGCCAGCTATCAGGCTAATACAGTCTGTGAACAAATGGCTGAGAAGATGAATGCCCGTTATCGTGTTTTGTATGTTCCAGATAATCTAAGCGAAGCAGCCTACAACACATTAACGAGTGAACCTGCAATTGGGGAAGTGCTGGATTTGTTGAAATCCTCTAATATTGTCCTCCATGGGATTGGCGAAGCGAAAACCATGGCTGAACGAAGGAAAGTATCCGCTGGTGAGCTCAATGAGCTTGAAAAAAATCAGGCAATTGGCGAAGCGTTTGGATATTATTACGATGAAGATGGAAACATAATTCAGAAAGTCCGTACCATTGGACTGCAATTAGATGATCTGCCGAATATCGAGCATGTCATCGCGGTTGCCGGGGGAGCTTCAAAGGCAAAGGCCATCAAAGCCTACATCAAAATGGCACCGAAGAAACCGATTTTAATTACGGATGAAGGTGCAGCAATTCAGTTACTTAAGGGCTAA
- the gap gene encoding type I glyceraldehyde-3-phosphate dehydrogenase has protein sequence MAVKLGINGFGRIGRNVFRAALKNPEVEIVAVNDLTDAKMLAHLLQYDSVHGTLEEKVTVDGDYLVVGGHRVKVLAERDPAQLGWGDLGVDIVVESTGRFTKRADAAKHIEAGAKKVIISAPASDEDITIVMGVNEDKYDAANHDVISNASCTTNCLAPFAKVLNDKFGIKRGMMTTVHSYTNDQQILDLPHKDYRRARAAAESMIPTTTGAAKAVALVLPELKGKLNGMAMRVPTPNVSVVDLVAELEKEVTAEEVNAALKAAAEGELKGILEYSELPLVSRDYNGTTQSSTIDALSTMVMDGNMVKVLSWYDNETGYSNRVVDLAAYIAKKGL, from the coding sequence ATGGCAGTAAAATTAGGTATTAATGGTTTTGGTAGAATTGGACGTAACGTATTCCGTGCAGCGTTGAAAAACCCTGAGGTTGAAATCGTAGCAGTAAACGATTTAACTGATGCAAAAATGCTTGCACACCTTTTACAATATGATTCCGTACACGGAACTTTAGAAGAAAAAGTAACAGTTGACGGCGACTACCTAGTAGTTGGCGGACACCGCGTTAAAGTTCTTGCTGAAAGAGATCCAGCTCAACTTGGTTGGGGAGATCTTGGCGTAGATATCGTTGTTGAATCTACTGGCCGTTTCACAAAACGTGCTGACGCTGCGAAACACATCGAAGCTGGCGCTAAAAAAGTTATCATCTCTGCACCTGCATCTGACGAAGATATCACAATCGTTATGGGTGTTAACGAAGATAAATACGATGCGGCTAACCACGATGTAATCTCTAACGCATCTTGCACAACTAACTGCTTGGCTCCATTCGCTAAAGTATTGAATGACAAATTCGGTATCAAACGCGGTATGATGACAACAGTTCACTCTTACACAAATGACCAACAAATCCTTGACTTGCCGCACAAAGACTACCGTCGTGCGCGTGCTGCTGCTGAAAGCATGATCCCAACAACTACTGGTGCTGCTAAAGCTGTTGCGCTTGTATTGCCTGAACTTAAAGGTAAATTGAACGGTATGGCTATGCGTGTACCAACTCCAAACGTTTCTGTAGTTGACCTTGTTGCAGAACTTGAAAAAGAAGTTACAGCTGAAGAAGTAAACGCTGCTTTGAAAGCTGCTGCTGAAGGCGAATTGAAAGGTATTCTTGAGTACAGCGAGCTTCCATTAGTATCTCGTGACTACAACGGAACTACTCAATCTTCTACTATCGATGCACTTTCTACTATGGTTATGGATGGCAACATGGTTAAAGTACTTTCTTGGTACGATAACGAAACTGGCTACTCTAACCGTGTAGTAGACCTTGCAGCTTACATCGCTAAAAAAGGTCTTTAA
- a CDS encoding phosphoglycerate kinase, translating into MNKKSIKDIDVKGKKVFCRVDFNVPMQNGTITDDTRIRAALPTIQYLMEQGAKVILASHMGRPKGEVKEELRLTPVAIKLSELLGKEVGKADEAYGDAVKAQIEKMNDGDVLLLENVRFYPGEEKNDPELAKEFASLADIFVNDAFGAAHRAHASTEGIAKHIPAVSGFLMQKELDVLGKAMSNPERPFTAIIGGAKVKDKIGVIENLLDKVDNLIIGGGLAYTFIKAKGYEIGTSLLEEDKIDLAKSFMQKAEEKGVKFYMPIDAVIAPEFGENVESKIVDIDAIPADWMSLDIGPKTVELYADVIKNSKLVIWNGPMGVFEFDKFANGTKGVAEALANSDAFSVVGGGDSAAAAEKFHLADKMSHISTGGGASLEFIEGKELPGVVALNDK; encoded by the coding sequence GTGAACAAAAAATCAATTAAAGACATTGATGTAAAAGGCAAAAAAGTATTTTGCCGTGTAGATTTTAACGTTCCGATGCAAAACGGTACAATCACGGATGATACGCGTATCCGTGCAGCACTTCCAACAATCCAATACCTAATGGAACAAGGTGCGAAAGTTATCCTTGCAAGCCACATGGGCCGTCCAAAGGGTGAAGTGAAGGAAGAGCTTCGCTTAACTCCTGTAGCGATTAAATTGAGCGAGCTTCTTGGCAAAGAAGTAGGAAAAGCAGACGAAGCTTATGGCGACGCTGTAAAAGCTCAAATCGAAAAAATGAACGATGGCGATGTTCTATTGCTTGAAAACGTTCGTTTCTACCCAGGTGAAGAGAAAAACGATCCTGAACTAGCAAAAGAATTTGCTTCCTTAGCAGATATCTTCGTTAACGATGCATTCGGTGCCGCTCACCGTGCACACGCTTCTACTGAAGGAATCGCAAAACACATTCCTGCTGTTTCCGGTTTCCTTATGCAAAAAGAATTGGATGTACTTGGCAAAGCAATGTCTAACCCAGAACGTCCATTCACAGCTATCATCGGCGGAGCGAAAGTTAAAGATAAAATCGGCGTAATCGAAAACCTTCTTGATAAAGTGGATAACTTGATCATCGGCGGTGGTTTAGCTTACACATTCATCAAAGCTAAAGGCTACGAAATCGGTACTTCCCTCTTAGAAGAAGACAAAATCGACTTAGCTAAATCCTTCATGCAAAAAGCTGAAGAAAAAGGTGTTAAATTCTACATGCCAATCGATGCGGTTATCGCTCCTGAATTCGGCGAAAACGTAGAATCTAAAATCGTTGATATCGATGCAATCCCAGCTGACTGGATGTCCCTTGATATTGGACCGAAAACAGTTGAATTGTATGCAGATGTCATCAAAAACTCTAAATTAGTCATCTGGAACGGACCTATGGGCGTATTTGAATTTGATAAATTCGCTAACGGTACAAAAGGTGTAGCAGAAGCGCTAGCTAATTCCGATGCGTTCAGCGTAGTTGGCGGAGGAGACTCTGCAGCGGCTGCTGAGAAATTCCACCTTGCTGATAAGATGTCCCACATCTCTACAGGCGGCGGAGCTTCCCTTGAGTTCATCGAAGGCAAAGAGCTTCCTGGCGTAGTTGCTTTAAACGATAAATAA